A genomic segment from [Flavobacterium] thermophilum encodes:
- the ybhF_2 gene encoding Uncharacterized ABC transporter ATP-binding protein YbhF encodes MIQLVDVTKMFDRFAAVKGANMMVPKGAIYGLLGPNGAGKTTLLKMMAGILRQDRGTITVDGEDVWENVRVKQRLLFLPDFVYFFPHATIRQMADFYEQLYPSFSRGRFLELQSVFALDPNKKIQQFSKGMQRQAAFWLAFSVRPDVLIMDEPLDGLDAFVRRHVKQLLIDEVVEREMTVVISSHNLRELEDLCGMVGLMAHGVVQLERDLDELRAGMHKLQAAFRGGFPSELAERLDIVHREERGSIVLLIVRGEKRRIEETVRAFHPLILDVLPLSLEEIFMYEMGGDAHVRETVVG; translated from the coding sequence GTGATTCAACTTGTGGACGTGACGAAAATGTTTGATCGATTTGCCGCTGTCAAGGGCGCGAACATGATGGTGCCAAAAGGAGCGATTTACGGGCTGCTCGGCCCGAACGGCGCCGGGAAAACGACGCTGCTAAAGATGATGGCCGGCATTCTCCGCCAAGATCGCGGGACGATTACAGTGGACGGGGAGGATGTGTGGGAAAATGTCCGGGTGAAGCAACGCCTTTTGTTTTTGCCGGACTTTGTCTACTTTTTTCCGCACGCGACGATTCGGCAAATGGCGGATTTTTACGAGCAACTGTACCCTTCGTTCAGCCGCGGACGGTTTCTGGAATTGCAGTCCGTCTTTGCGCTTGATCCAAACAAAAAGATTCAGCAGTTTTCCAAAGGCATGCAGCGCCAGGCGGCGTTTTGGCTTGCTTTTTCCGTCCGGCCGGACGTGCTTATTATGGATGAGCCGCTTGATGGGCTCGATGCATTCGTCCGCCGTCATGTGAAGCAGCTGTTAATCGATGAAGTAGTAGAACGGGAAATGACCGTTGTCATCTCGTCACACAATTTGCGCGAACTCGAAGATTTATGCGGCATGGTCGGACTGATGGCGCACGGTGTGGTGCAGCTCGAGCGCGATTTGGACGAGCTGCGCGCGGGGATGCATAAGCTGCAAGCCGCCTTTCGCGGCGGGTTTCCGAGCGAGTTGGCCGAACGGCTTGACATCGTGCATCGCGAGGAGCGCGGCAGCATCGTTCTTCTTATTGTCCGCGGGGAAAAGCGGCGCATAGAGGAGACGGTCCGCGCATTTCATCCTCTCATCCTTGATGTGCTGCCGCTGTCGCTTGAAGAAATTTTTATGTATGAAATGGGGGGCGATGCTCATGTCCGTGAAACAGTGGTCGGCTAA
- a CDS encoding ABC-type transport system involved in multi-copper enzyme maturation, permease component, with protein sequence MSVKQWSANRAMWGQNLRQIGWIAIIHWLLWLAAIVLPMALAYSQYDPKVGNIPQWYSVYDIANGMEALCAWLVPILAAAGVVRYMHEKRSADFIHSLPIRRTELLAGQMLIGWLFLAVPLVLTALVAIGCLYGLDLPWPIGAGDVGRWLGETLVVETVIFALGVMVGVLVGQSIVHIVLTNIALFFPTGIMVLLFSNLPLWLYGFPDGYYLSGNLMDWALPIRYAMLTDQAMSAGEIGMLLLLSLLFFSLSIWLYERRPTEAAGQALAFSVLRPLFVYGVAFCMCLTGGFYFGQVQRQWGWIIFGYVAFSLIGYAVAQMVVMKTWRVFHKWKGYIAFAAVMSVLFLTVRLDPVGYVRHVPNLSDIEKVYFGQSVMNWQNPNLMEREFEAFDQFLRTKDNIKAVRALHAQLVHDQPLPSRFGNVRPIVIGYVLKDGTRLLRRYEVPIEPYMPYFQRIMGSKEYKRQYYLLLRPSYSPIRQVTIRNVETGRPVVVLADPKEIESFVQALKQDLWNEPVEDIIRGGRTWQGDIELLQSDGDSFAVPLSSHSTHVREWLQQRHHWEQIQKR encoded by the coding sequence ATGTCCGTGAAACAGTGGTCGGCTAACCGCGCCATGTGGGGGCAAAATCTTCGTCAAATCGGCTGGATTGCCATCATTCACTGGCTGCTATGGCTGGCGGCGATTGTGCTGCCGATGGCGCTCGCGTATTCTCAATATGACCCAAAGGTCGGCAATATTCCGCAATGGTACAGTGTGTATGATATAGCCAATGGAATGGAAGCGCTGTGCGCTTGGCTCGTTCCGATTTTGGCGGCGGCCGGCGTGGTTCGCTATATGCATGAGAAACGGTCGGCTGATTTCATCCATAGCTTGCCCATCCGCCGCACCGAACTGCTTGCCGGGCAGATGCTTATTGGATGGCTCTTTTTGGCGGTTCCGCTCGTGTTGACCGCCTTGGTTGCGATCGGATGTCTGTACGGACTTGATCTCCCGTGGCCGATTGGAGCGGGGGATGTGGGACGATGGCTTGGCGAGACGCTTGTCGTAGAGACGGTGATTTTTGCGCTAGGTGTCATGGTCGGCGTGCTCGTCGGCCAATCGATCGTTCATATTGTGTTAACGAATATTGCTCTCTTTTTTCCGACAGGCATCATGGTGCTGCTGTTTAGCAATTTGCCGTTATGGTTGTATGGATTCCCTGATGGGTACTATTTATCGGGAAATCTGATGGATTGGGCGCTGCCGATTCGTTATGCGATGCTGACGGATCAAGCGATGAGTGCGGGAGAAATCGGGATGTTGCTGCTGTTGTCGCTTCTATTTTTCAGTTTGTCCATTTGGCTGTACGAGCGGCGGCCGACGGAAGCGGCCGGGCAGGCGCTCGCCTTTTCAGTGCTTCGCCCACTGTTTGTGTATGGAGTGGCGTTTTGCATGTGCTTGACCGGCGGGTTCTACTTTGGACAAGTCCAACGGCAGTGGGGATGGATCATCTTTGGGTATGTTGCGTTTTCGCTTATCGGGTATGCCGTTGCGCAAATGGTCGTGATGAAAACATGGCGTGTTTTTCATAAATGGAAAGGGTATATCGCCTTTGCCGCTGTGATGTCGGTCTTATTTTTGACTGTGCGCCTTGATCCGGTTGGATATGTGAGACACGTTCCGAATTTGTCCGATATTGAGAAAGTCTATTTCGGCCAGTCGGTGATGAATTGGCAAAATCCTAACTTGATGGAAAGAGAGTTTGAAGCATTCGATCAGTTTTTGCGCACGAAGGACAACATCAAAGCTGTCAGGGCGCTTCATGCGCAGCTTGTGCACGATCAGCCGCTCCCGTCACGTTTTGGCAACGTCCGGCCGATTGTGATCGGGTATGTGCTCAAAGACGGCACGCGTCTCCTCCGCCGCTACGAAGTGCCGATTGAACCGTACATGCCGTATTTTCAGCGCATCATGGGCTCAAAAGAATATAAGCGGCAATATTATTTGCTCCTTCGCCCGAGCTATTCTCCGATCCGCCAAGTGACGATCCGCAATGTCGAAACGGGGCGTCCGGTGGTCGTGCTGGCCGATCCGAAGGAGATCGAGTCGTTTGTCCAGGCGCTCAAACAAGATTTGTGGAATGAGCCGGTGGAGGACATCATCCGCGGGGGGAGAACATGGCAGGGGGATATTGAATTGCTGCAAAGCGACGGCGATTCGTTTGCCGTTCCCTTGTCTTCACACAGCACCCATGTTCGCGAGTGGTTGCAACAACGGCATCATTGGGAGCAAATACAGAAAAGGTAA
- a CDS encoding Bacillus/Clostridium GerA spore germination protein, with the protein MLFQWGMGRQKKQINDRVKQEGPDHSGEATDVPQEPMSAELAVNLDIIRQTTGQSSDVAIRRFSLGQEKQINAAIVFVDGLVDEKHVYEFLLTPLLEASFPLSLTEKESFPWIEQKLAAVGGVKHVIDWEHLFLELFSGETIILLDGVPSAVSASTKGGQYRAIEEPQTQLAVRGPRDGFTESLRTNTAMIRRRIKNPNLWLETMQIGTVTQTDVAIMYIKGIANDEVIEEVRARLRRIDTDSVLESGYIEQLIEDQTFTTFPTIYHTERPDVVAANLLEGRIAILIQGTPFILIVPALFIQFFQAVEDYYSRFDIATALRFLRVLIFFLSLVAPSIYIAAMTFHQEMIPTQLVIAIAAQREAVPFSAFVEALIMEVTFEILREAGIRLPRAVGQAVSIVGALVIGEVAITAGFVSSAMVIVVSLTAIASFATPAFAIAISARLIRFGLMFLAAMFGFYGIIMGLLIMILHLCSLRSFGMPYMSPLAPFISTNVGDTLFRIPTWMYRERPRLINQKNIIRQSGDQKPQPPAPTRREKEDGS; encoded by the coding sequence ATGCTGTTTCAATGGGGAATGGGCCGACAAAAAAAGCAGATCAATGACAGGGTGAAACAAGAAGGACCAGACCATAGCGGCGAGGCAACGGACGTCCCGCAAGAGCCGATGTCAGCTGAATTAGCCGTCAACCTTGACATCATCCGCCAAACGACTGGACAAAGCAGCGATGTTGCCATCCGCCGGTTTTCGCTTGGCCAAGAGAAGCAAATCAATGCAGCCATCGTCTTTGTGGATGGTCTTGTTGACGAAAAACATGTGTACGAGTTTTTGCTGACGCCGTTGCTGGAGGCGTCATTTCCACTGTCATTAACAGAAAAAGAATCGTTTCCGTGGATCGAACAAAAGTTGGCCGCGGTGGGCGGTGTGAAGCATGTCATCGATTGGGAACACCTGTTTTTGGAGCTGTTTTCCGGAGAGACCATCATCTTGTTGGATGGGGTGCCGTCCGCTGTCAGCGCCAGCACCAAAGGCGGCCAATATCGTGCAATCGAGGAGCCACAGACGCAACTCGCCGTCCGCGGACCGCGCGATGGATTTACGGAGTCGTTGCGCACAAACACCGCGATGATCCGCCGCCGCATTAAAAATCCCAATCTTTGGCTGGAAACGATGCAAATCGGCACCGTGACGCAAACGGATGTCGCGATCATGTACATCAAAGGCATTGCCAATGACGAGGTTATCGAGGAAGTGAGAGCGCGCCTGCGCCGCATTGATACGGACAGCGTGCTTGAGTCCGGTTATATTGAACAGTTAATCGAAGATCAAACGTTTACGACATTTCCGACGATCTACCATACCGAGCGTCCCGATGTGGTGGCGGCGAATTTGCTGGAGGGGCGGATTGCGATTTTGATTCAGGGGACGCCGTTTATCCTGATTGTGCCGGCTTTGTTTATCCAATTTTTTCAAGCGGTAGAGGATTATTATTCCCGTTTTGATATTGCGACCGCTCTTCGTTTTTTACGCGTGTTGATTTTTTTTCTCTCGCTCGTCGCGCCCTCTATTTATATTGCTGCGATGACGTTTCATCAAGAAATGATCCCAACTCAGCTTGTCATCGCCATTGCCGCCCAGCGTGAGGCTGTGCCGTTTTCCGCTTTTGTCGAGGCATTAATCATGGAAGTGACATTTGAGATTTTGCGCGAAGCGGGGATTCGGCTGCCGCGTGCGGTCGGGCAAGCGGTGTCGATTGTCGGGGCGCTTGTCATCGGTGAGGTGGCGATCACTGCCGGTTTTGTTTCATCGGCCATGGTTATCGTTGTCTCGCTCACCGCGATTGCCAGCTTTGCAACGCCGGCGTTTGCCATCGCCATCTCAGCACGCCTCATCCGCTTTGGGTTGATGTTTTTAGCGGCGATGTTCGGGTTTTATGGCATTATAATGGGTCTGCTGATCATGATTCTCCATTTATGCAGCTTGCGTTCATTTGGCATGCCATACATGTCGCCGCTTGCTCCATTTATTTCAACCAATGTAGGCGATACCCTGTTTCGGATTCCGACATGGATGTACCGCGAGCGGCCGCGCCTGATTAACCAGAAAAATATCATTCGTCAATCAGGGGATCAGAAACCGCAGCCTCCGGCACCAACACGCCGGGAAAAGGAGGATGGATCATGA
- the gerBC gene encoding Spore germination protein B3 precursor — MKRPIAMFVSFFVCAVLLAGCWSKKELTDLAVVIAVGLDKTKDGRYLASFQIVNPGNVAGAIQRGGGAGGVPVSIYTSTGDTLIEATRKASKKLSRILYYAHTNLVVISEEVAREGLNGVFDAIERSHQFRTTARLVIAHGHSAKEVLSVLTPIDKISANKIIKTLEFSEMSWGQTINTDVWWAIRGLTSSGRNTVVTGVVIEGNPQQGKRQTNVQSSVPDARISLDGLALFKKDRLVRWVSGSTSRGVLWVLDRIKQTNITIPWKGKKEAIGYQTMGVTTGLKVELKNGHPSILVHIQTEGDISETYVPINLADYRLLFQLEKAIGRDIEREVRQAIETAQHEKTDVFGFGEAVHRAHPRLWKRIKKEWDDRYFPHLRVTVKVDASIRRTGLRNTPYIK; from the coding sequence ATGAAACGACCTATCGCCATGTTTGTGTCCTTTTTTGTTTGTGCGGTGCTGCTGGCTGGCTGTTGGAGTAAAAAAGAGTTAACCGATTTGGCCGTTGTCATTGCCGTCGGCCTCGATAAAACAAAAGACGGCAGATATTTGGCCTCGTTTCAAATCGTCAACCCGGGCAACGTTGCGGGGGCGATCCAACGAGGAGGCGGGGCGGGCGGCGTGCCCGTTTCCATTTATACGTCAACCGGAGACACGTTGATCGAGGCAACCCGGAAAGCCTCGAAAAAGCTGTCGCGCATCCTGTATTACGCTCATACCAACTTGGTGGTCATCAGCGAGGAAGTGGCGCGCGAAGGGTTGAATGGGGTATTCGATGCGATAGAACGGAGCCACCAGTTTCGGACGACAGCGCGGCTGGTTATTGCTCATGGCCACTCGGCGAAAGAGGTGTTAAGCGTATTAACACCCATTGACAAAATTTCCGCCAATAAAATTATTAAGACGTTGGAGTTTTCCGAGATGTCCTGGGGGCAGACAATCAACACTGATGTCTGGTGGGCGATTCGTGGTTTGACATCTTCAGGAAGAAATACAGTCGTGACAGGTGTTGTCATTGAAGGAAACCCACAGCAGGGCAAACGGCAAACAAACGTTCAATCCTCTGTGCCAGATGCTCGCATCAGCTTGGATGGACTGGCGTTATTTAAAAAAGACCGTCTTGTTCGCTGGGTGAGCGGGTCGACATCAAGGGGCGTACTTTGGGTGCTGGATCGAATTAAACAAACGAATATCACGATCCCCTGGAAAGGAAAAAAAGAAGCGATTGGTTATCAAACGATGGGAGTGACAACGGGGTTAAAAGTGGAATTGAAAAACGGTCATCCTTCCATTTTGGTTCATATCCAAACAGAAGGGGATATCAGTGAGACGTACGTCCCGATCAATTTGGCTGATTACCGATTATTGTTTCAATTGGAAAAGGCGATTGGCCGGGATATTGAACGGGAAGTGAGACAGGCGATTGAAACGGCCCAGCATGAAAAAACGGATGTTTTTGGTTTTGGCGAGGCGGTGCATCGCGCCCACCCCCGCCTGTGGAAAAGAATCAAAAAAGAGTGGGATGACCGCTATTTCCCTCATCTTCGGGTGACAGTAAAAGTGGATGCTTCCATTCGACGCACGGGATTGCGGAATACGCCATACATCAAATAA
- the yndE_2 gene encoding Spore germination protein YndE gives MEHSKINVRQLFVLIVLFEHGSAMVIPLGVSAKQDMWIAILLGLALGLLLFLVYERLFHYYPDQPLTSYVTHIVGKPLGKVLAVLYITYFFYIAARVLRDFGELLLTFAYPETPLFVLNVLMAMTVMYSAYKGIEVLARTGELLYTLLQILAVVGFILVIASGVVDLTQLQPVLEEGWKRVWKTVFTETLYVPFGEMIVFTMLFPYLNRSEKARRAAVAGMVLTGINLAIIMAVNTAVLGADAVSRSSFPLLDTIRRIQVAHFLERLDIFFMVALVIGGFFKVSIFFYAGVVGVAHVFGFSNHQRLVYPFGAIVLLWSVAMASNYAEHIHEGLKIVTLYLHIPLQIIIPVLLLVIAAIRRRFGQSAK, from the coding sequence ATGGAACATAGCAAAATCAATGTGCGCCAGCTGTTTGTCCTGATTGTGTTGTTTGAGCATGGCAGTGCGATGGTCATTCCACTCGGCGTCAGCGCCAAGCAAGATATGTGGATCGCCATTTTGCTCGGTCTGGCGCTTGGGCTGCTGCTGTTTTTGGTTTACGAGCGTTTGTTTCATTATTACCCCGATCAGCCGCTGACTTCCTATGTGACACATATCGTCGGCAAGCCGCTCGGCAAGGTGTTGGCGGTTCTCTATATTACCTATTTTTTCTATATCGCCGCCCGTGTGTTGCGTGACTTTGGCGAACTGTTGCTCACGTTTGCCTATCCGGAAACGCCGCTGTTTGTTTTGAATGTCCTTATGGCTATGACGGTCATGTACAGCGCCTATAAAGGCATCGAAGTATTGGCGCGCACCGGCGAACTGCTTTATACGTTGTTGCAAATACTGGCGGTTGTCGGATTCATCTTAGTTATCGCTTCCGGAGTTGTTGATCTCACCCAGCTCCAACCGGTGTTAGAGGAAGGGTGGAAACGGGTGTGGAAAACGGTGTTCACGGAAACGTTGTACGTGCCGTTTGGCGAAATGATCGTGTTTACCATGCTGTTTCCATACTTGAATCGTTCGGAAAAAGCGCGGCGGGCCGCCGTTGCCGGGATGGTGTTGACCGGGATCAACCTGGCGATCATTATGGCCGTTAATACGGCCGTCTTGGGAGCTGATGCGGTGTCACGTTCATCGTTTCCGTTGCTCGATACGATCCGCCGCATTCAAGTCGCTCACTTTTTAGAGCGGCTTGATATCTTTTTTATGGTCGCTCTAGTGATCGGGGGGTTTTTCAAAGTCTCCATCTTTTTTTATGCCGGCGTCGTGGGGGTGGCTCATGTATTCGGGTTTTCGAACCACCAGCGGCTTGTTTATCCGTTTGGGGCGATTGTCTTATTGTGGTCCGTGGCGATGGCAAGCAACTATGCGGAGCATATTCATGAAGGATTAAAGATTGTCACGCTCTATCTGCACATCCCGCTGCAAATCATCATTCCGGTGCTCTTGCTTGTGATTGCGGCGATTCGCCGGCGGTTTGGACAATCAGCAAAATAA
- the rsbP_1 gene encoding Phosphoserine phosphatase rsbP, protein MVKAKVQAIDQLDAEQLGSGMVMTDRQLSIVAVSEPTPRWLGFAKHELVGRPVGVLFSAEWSAALLDGIAEAVKKDGCWQGEARHVAKSGKAYTSWMNVYRLSGSEGEWLVWHFVEQTAMPPADRPTPSELLGVIYDSAPFAVVPVAADGIVQDWGLSAERLFGRRKEEAVGRPIWSLFRCGGPTWLPFPPKEQRCGEGMVQRPDGTSANVAYTVIPVLQGDGYIVLIEDETKQKQKEAERRRQIELAKKIQHNLLTPLIQNEAVTMDAVYIPSDDLSGDIYACYQIDLYRYGVIVIDVMGHGISSALVSMLLRSLLRGLIVRVIDPVSVASELEKHVQTLFPDEANDIRHLFSMIYLVIDTKERKIEYTNAGHPAGLLVFDDGSVHELDKGGLAIGSPFSLPFEKEVIHYDKRARLLLYTDGILEEIDPSILQSIEKIRSCTQMYRHLPDKRFLERLISQGPPLVSPSDDICLLSITVHG, encoded by the coding sequence ATGGTGAAGGCGAAAGTACAGGCGATCGATCAGCTAGACGCGGAACAGTTGGGCAGCGGCATGGTGATGACCGACCGTCAACTTTCGATTGTTGCGGTCAGCGAACCGACGCCAAGATGGCTCGGATTTGCCAAACATGAATTAGTCGGGCGGCCGGTCGGCGTTCTGTTTTCAGCTGAGTGGTCGGCCGCGTTGTTAGATGGCATCGCCGAGGCGGTAAAAAAGGACGGATGTTGGCAAGGAGAAGCGCGCCATGTAGCGAAAAGCGGGAAAGCCTATACGAGTTGGATGAACGTCTATCGGCTATCAGGCAGCGAAGGAGAATGGCTCGTTTGGCATTTTGTTGAACAAACCGCTATGCCTCCGGCTGATCGACCGACGCCGTCTGAGTTGCTCGGGGTCATTTACGATTCCGCCCCGTTTGCGGTTGTTCCGGTGGCGGCGGACGGAATTGTGCAAGATTGGGGGCTTAGTGCAGAGCGGCTGTTTGGGCGTCGAAAAGAAGAGGCGGTCGGCCGCCCGATATGGTCGCTCTTTCGTTGCGGCGGCCCAACATGGCTTCCATTTCCTCCCAAAGAGCAGCGATGCGGCGAAGGGATGGTTCAGCGTCCGGACGGCACGTCCGCCAATGTCGCCTATACGGTCATTCCCGTGCTTCAGGGGGACGGATATATCGTTCTGATCGAAGACGAGACGAAGCAAAAGCAGAAAGAGGCGGAGCGGCGGCGCCAAATCGAGCTGGCGAAAAAAATTCAGCACAACTTGTTGACGCCGCTCATTCAAAACGAGGCGGTGACGATGGATGCCGTCTATATTCCATCCGATGATTTGTCAGGCGATATTTACGCTTGCTATCAAATCGACCTGTACCGCTACGGGGTGATCGTCATCGATGTGATGGGACACGGCATTTCGTCAGCCTTGGTGAGCATGCTGCTTCGCTCGCTTTTGCGCGGGTTGATCGTGCGCGTCATTGACCCGGTCTCGGTGGCGAGCGAGCTGGAAAAGCATGTGCAAACGTTGTTTCCTGATGAGGCCAACGACATCCGTCACCTGTTTTCCATGATTTATTTAGTGATTGACACGAAAGAGCGGAAAATTGAATATACGAACGCCGGCCATCCGGCTGGGCTGCTCGTGTTTGACGATGGAAGCGTCCATGAGTTGGACAAAGGCGGTTTGGCGATTGGCAGCCCGTTTTCCTTGCCGTTTGAAAAAGAGGTGATTCATTACGACAAGCGGGCCCGCCTCCTTTTGTATACAGACGGCATTTTAGAGGAGATCGATCCGTCGATTTTGCAAAGCATTGAAAAAATTCGCTCATGCACGCAAATGTACCGCCATTTGCCGGATAAACGCTTCCTCGAACGTTTAATCAGCCAAGGTCCGCCGCTCGTCAGCCCTTCCGACGACATTTGCTTATTGTCCATCACGGTTCATGGATAG
- a CDS encoding serine-protein kinase RsbW, translating into MVCEWIVRCRADEEAVLVCHLLAEQAASLFAVRDAELFVLAVHEAVVNAVKAVQRAGMEAGTISLSFFVTSADVAVAVEDEGGGVPADVIEQLDQMTLSDVLLAESGRGLLFIREIMDDVMWVEQKGGRRMLVMKMSRNAT; encoded by the coding sequence GTGGTGTGTGAATGGATCGTGCGCTGCCGGGCGGACGAGGAAGCGGTTTTGGTTTGCCATCTCCTTGCGGAGCAGGCTGCTTCGTTGTTTGCTGTCCGTGATGCGGAATTGTTTGTGTTGGCGGTGCATGAAGCGGTCGTCAATGCCGTTAAAGCTGTTCAACGGGCGGGGATGGAGGCGGGGACGATTTCGCTCTCCTTTTTTGTCACAAGCGCTGATGTGGCCGTGGCGGTTGAGGATGAGGGCGGCGGCGTTCCAGCGGACGTGATCGAGCAGCTCGATCAAATGACGCTCTCTGATGTATTGCTCGCCGAATCGGGACGAGGGTTGCTATTCATCCGAGAAATTATGGATGACGTTATGTGGGTTGAGCAAAAGGGCGGCCGTCGGATGCTTGTCATGAAAATGAGTCGGAATGCAACATAA
- the spoIIAA_1 gene encoding Stage II sporulation protein AA encodes MKQHRLSFELEMVVERAYECIKLTGRLAYDTQLAAEQKLATAVVAVKRRLVVVDVSGLRFLDSTGLALLVRFFKQIVSESRAMAIVVRDNAAIEKVLLIAKLDRLLPIVGDEQQLLSLAPPSSFDHMSQEALYSAWRQRSS; translated from the coding sequence ATGAAACAGCATCGGTTGTCGTTTGAATTGGAAATGGTTGTAGAACGCGCATACGAATGCATCAAGCTAACTGGACGGCTCGCCTATGATACGCAGCTCGCGGCGGAACAAAAGCTGGCGACGGCGGTGGTTGCTGTCAAGCGCCGCCTTGTCGTTGTCGACGTGAGCGGCCTTCGATTTTTGGACAGTACGGGATTAGCGCTCCTTGTCCGCTTTTTTAAGCAAATCGTCAGCGAAAGCCGCGCCATGGCCATCGTCGTCCGGGATAACGCGGCTATAGAAAAGGTTTTGTTGATAGCCAAGCTCGACCGGCTGCTGCCGATCGTTGGCGATGAACAACAGCTGTTGTCCCTTGCACCGCCAAGCTCTTTCGACCATATGAGCCAGGAGGCGCTTTATTCGGCATGGCGTCAGCGTTCGTCATAG
- a CDS encoding Putative transposase DNA-binding domain, whose translation MNLGKKTNQNFVNIPLGNIKEKLEYLCEFYGIEFLKQEESYTSQASFFDGDEIPEYNADNPKEYKFSGKRIKRGLYRTKSGKLINADVNGALNILKKSKAVDLSVLCSSGEVDTPQRIRIA comes from the coding sequence ATGAATCTAGGAAAAAAGACAAATCAAAACTTTGTCAATATTCCTCTCGGTAACATAAAAGAAAAACTAGAATATCTTTGTGAATTTTACGGCATTGAATTCTTGAAACAGGAAGAATCCTATACGTCTCAAGCCAGCTTTTTTGACGGCGATGAGATTCCTGAATATAATGCCGACAATCCAAAAGAATATAAGTTCAGCGGCAAACGTATTAAGCGCGGCTTGTATCGAACAAAGTCTGGCAAACTAATTAATGCTGATGTCAATGGCGCATTAAACATCTTAAAGAAAAGTAAAGCTGTAGACCTGAGTGTCTTATGCTCTAGCGGCGAAGTGGACACGCCTCAAAGAATAAGGATTGCTTGA